A stretch of DNA from Lentisphaerota bacterium:
GATAGTCCTGAATCGCCTCGACGTGCCAGACGATGTTGTCGCCCGTGAGAATGCCGCTCAACGCCGCGTCCAGCGATGGCAACCCGGTGGTGTGAACAGGCGCATGCTCGGACATGGCGATTTTACTCCCGTTCCAAAGGCAGTTCCCCGGCCTCGTCTCTCGTCTCCGGCACCGCCGATGCCTGCTGCTTGGCACGCGCGCGGCGGGACGGCTTGGGGAGGGTGGGCGGCGGCTCGTTAGAAGCGGTGCCGACATCGAGCTCACGGACGCCGATCTCGCGCAGCCGCATCGACACGATCTTGGAGACGCCCTTATCCTGCTGGGTCACGCCATAGACGATGTCGGCGCTGGCGATGGTGTGCTGGTTGTGCGTAATGATCAGGAACTGCGACTGCGCGAGAAAGTCCTTGAGCGCCTGAACGAACCGGCCAATGTTGGAGTCATCCAGGGCGGCGTCCAGCTCGTCGAGCATGCAGAACGGCGAGGGCTTGATCATATAGATGGCGAAAAGCAGGCTGACGGCCGTCATGGTGCGCTCGCCGCCGGAAAGAAGCGTCACCGACTGCGGCCGCTTGCCGGGCGGCCGCGCGATGATGTCCACGCCGCATTCGAGCGGGTCCTCCTGGTTTTCCATAAGAACGAGCCGGGCGGTCCCGCCGTTGAACAGCTTGGTGAACATGATTTCGAAATTGGCGTTGGCCTGAGAAAAGGTGGCCTTGAACATCTCAGAGGTCTTGGCGTTGATCATCTGAATCAAATTGAAGAGCTGCTCCTTCGCCTTGACGAGGTCGTCTTCCTGCGCCCGCAGGAAGGTGTAGCGCTCTTCGAGTTCCTTGTACTCCTCAATGGCGACGAGGTTAACCGGGCCCATGGCCGCGATCTCGGCCTGGAGCTGAATCAGGCGCGGCTCGACGTCGGTAATCTCGGGGACGACCCCGCCGGGCCAGCGTGGGTCGGGCTGTGCGATCAACTGGTCAACCGTGAGGCCATAGTCATTGTAGATGCGGTCGAGATGGTTCTGCCGGTGCATTCGCGACTCGGCGAGTTCGAGGTCGGATCGACTCTTCTCGTTGCGGGCTTCCTCGTGGAGGCGGCGAAGCTCGCCGAGGGCCGCATCGGCCCGCTCGAACTCGACGCCTTTTCTGGCCCGGACCGCGCGTCCTTCGTCAATGCACGCGTGGATGCGGGCGGATTCATCAACCATGCCCTGCAGGCTTCCGCTCAGTTCGTCGCTCTCGGCCGTCAGCCGCGCGATCCCCTCGTCGTAAGACTTCACGCCTTGACTGCGGCCTTGCAGCAGACGTTCAAGCTCCTCACTCCGCGCTGCAAGTGACGCCGCCTGGCTCTCGGCATGCGCCGCCTGTTGCATCAATCCCTGGCTGGCGAGACGGGCGTCGGCGAGGCGGTCGGCGATTTCATTCTGCGTCCCTTCGAGTTCCTGAAGAGCTGCGGCGATGGCCGCCGAACGCTCGATCCCCTGCTCGCGGGCAGCGGCCAGAGCCTGCAATTCGGCGGCGTGCGTCTGCTGCTGCTGGCCATCACCGGAGGTCTTCGACTGCACCGTGTCCAGTTCGCGGCTAACGACGTCAAACCGCTGACGGGTTCGCTCCGCGTCGCGCGCCACGCTCTGGAACTCGCCGTCCTTCTGAGCGGCCAGCCGTTTGGCGTCATCGAGCTGGCGGCGCGTCTGGACTTCAGCCTCCTTGAGTTCAGCACAGCGGCTGGAGGCCTGTTCGAGTCGCTTGCGGATGGCAGTGGCACCCGCTTCGAGCGCGTCCGTCTGGGCGATGGCGTCAGCGATGAGCATCTGCCGCGCGAGCGGACTCGACACCTGGTTTTCGGGCATCCACGCCTCGGCGGTGCCGTCGGCGTGGAAGACAGCCCCGCTGCGGGTGACGACGGTGCAGCCCGCGGGTAGCGGGCGGGGAACGGCCTCCAGGGTGTCCGCCAGAAAGACGTGCCCGAGGAGACGCCGCGCGGCCGGGGCGAAATCGGCGGTGGGCCGGACCTGGTCAATCAGGGGCGCGAGGCCGGCAGGAGCGGCCGGCGCGGCAGGCGCGGGGGCGTCGGCAATGATCACGCGGGCCGCCGAGGGGCGGCCCTGGGCGAAGAGCGCGGCCATCACGTCGACCGCGTCGGCGGCCTGGCGCACCACGACGGCATCCAGCCAGGCCCGCAAGGCCGCCTCCAGTGCGAGCCGGAGGTCGTTGGGGGCGGAGAACTGCTCGGCGAGTGGGCCGATAACGGCATCGGCGGCGAGCTTCAGCGGGTTGTCCGGGTCCAGAATCAGGCGGGTGCCGGGCGCAAGCTCGTCGTCTGCCGAGGCGCGGTCGGACAACAAATCGAGCTGGGCGCGCTTGGCGGCGAGTTGGGCTTGCAAGCGCGAATACTCGTCCTGCGCGGATTTCTGCCCAGCCTCGGCCTCGGC
This window harbors:
- the smc gene encoding chromosome segregation protein SMC is translated as MVYISPFFVHSLRRDPLGGRLPQPEAPVYLKTLEIIGFKSFADRTRMSFEPGLIAIVGPNGCGKSNVSDAIRWVLGEQRPTALRCAKMSDVLFNGTDSRKPLGLAEVSITFADCEGVLDTEFNEVTITRRVYRSGEGQYFLNKTPCRLKEIHRLLMGTGIGTTSYSVMAQGQIDAILSSKPEDRRTIFEEAAGITKFKADRKEALRKLEQTEANLLRLTDVIREVKRQIGSLQRQAGKAQKFKELRDELRGIDLFVTRRRLAALDIRIRDLDAASERLTVRLAQEQDAVMAAEQVSSRIHEEMLRTEQQIGVLTESAAQADNRLLRAQEVIRVNEQRIAEYRGWAERDTREITQTRQQVEWLATQSAELELHRQSLASQGEQARQASAEAQRLFDEQKRAIDQSRAELQQMREQSLGRERRAAQLQAQLSEMETRQRVLLMQHERLAAEHAQLAEQVAGVERARGALAVERDSLHAEAETRAEALQALQDVRAEAEAGQKSAQDEYSRLQAQLAAKRAQLDLLSDRASADDELAPGTRLILDPDNPLKLAADAVIGPLAEQFSAPNDLRLALEAALRAWLDAVVVRQAADAVDVMAALFAQGRPSAARVIIADAPAPAAPAAPAGLAPLIDQVRPTADFAPAARRLLGHVFLADTLEAVPRPLPAGCTVVTRSGAVFHADGTAEAWMPENQVSSPLARQMLIADAIAQTDALEAGATAIRKRLEQASSRCAELKEAEVQTRRQLDDAKRLAAQKDGEFQSVARDAERTRQRFDVVSRELDTVQSKTSGDGQQQQTHAAELQALAAAREQGIERSAAIAAALQELEGTQNEIADRLADARLASQGLMQQAAHAESQAASLAARSEELERLLQGRSQGVKSYDEGIARLTAESDELSGSLQGMVDESARIHACIDEGRAVRARKGVEFERADAALGELRRLHEEARNEKSRSDLELAESRMHRQNHLDRIYNDYGLTVDQLIAQPDPRWPGGVVPEITDVEPRLIQLQAEIAAMGPVNLVAIEEYKELEERYTFLRAQEDDLVKAKEQLFNLIQMINAKTSEMFKATFSQANANFEIMFTKLFNGGTARLVLMENQEDPLECGVDIIARPPGKRPQSVTLLSGGERTMTAVSLLFAIYMIKPSPFCMLDELDAALDDSNIGRFVQALKDFLAQSQFLIITHNQHTIASADIVYGVTQQDKGVSKIVSMRLREIGVRELDVGTASNEPPPTLPKPSRRARAKQQASAVPETRDEAGELPLERE